CAATGGCTGGAgttaatgaattaaaagaagTTATTACCGTAGCttctaatgaattaaaatttaagagACGCACAGTAGTATTCATGGATGAAATACATCGGTTCAATAAAACTCAACAGGATATATTTTTACCTCATGTTGAATCTGGAACTATTACATTAATTGGTGCTACAACAGAAAATCCTTCCTTTAGTTTAAATTCTGCACTTTTAAGTCGGTGTAGAGTGATTGTGTTGGAAAAACTATctgtttcaaatttaatatctatattaaatCGAGCTGTATCTTCTTTGAATGGAATAGTacacaatacaataaaaaatttggaaGACTCTAACGAAATACCAAAATTTATCATAGATAAAGCTACCATAGAGTGGTTAGCAGAAACATGTGATGGTGATGCCAGAATAGCTCTAGGTGGTCTTGAATTAGCAATTCAATGTAAAGTATCGAGTGAAGAAGAACTTTTAGTTAATCCTGTTACAATTACTTTAGATGATATTAAAGAAAGTCTCAAAAAGTCCCACATGTTGTATGATAGGAAAGGCGATCAACATTATGATATGATTTCTGCTTTACATAAATCAGTCAGAGCAAGTGATGAGAACGCTTCTCTCTATTGGTTAACTAGAATGATATTAGGTGGTGAAGATCCAGTTTATATTGCCCGGAGATTAGTAAGAATGGCATGTGAAGATATTGGTTTGGAAGACCCAAAAGCTCttggtaatattaaattttcatttactatTTCTTGTTTGTAGCATTCAAATCGTTATACATTGAAatagttttgaaaaattatttataggaaTTGCTGTACATACAATGCATAGCTGTAAAATGATTGGAATGCCTGAATGTGATGTCCTTTTAGCTCAATGTACAACATATTTAGCAAGAGCACCAAAATCAAGACTAATGGAAGATGCACTTAGAGCTGCTCAGAAAGTAGTTGCTGAGTATAAAGGTCCTCAACCAGGTGTACCATTACATTTAAGAAATGCCCccacaaaattaatgaaaaatcttggtaactattttatatcatattatatcatgtttttatttaaagtacaattcaagaaccatgtaaaactgtatacaaatattattttaggatATGGTAAAAGCtacaatatgaaacaaaaaCACGAATCTGGATTATGTTACTTACCAGAGGGATTAGAACATGTAAATTTCTTTGATGGAAATGAAAACTACATGACATAAAGATTTAAAATATCgtagaatttttttataaatttattataatataattataatgttgagttttatataccatATTATTACAGCCACAGTATTAGTTACCAAATCTAATCAGaatctatagtttttatactgtattaaaagtaaaatatataaatataaatgttatgtaTATTACAATAATGTTTAAGAAACTTTGTATGTCAGATATTATAGTACTTTGTTTCATACATATCATGTTTTTTcactttgattattttcatGCTGtgttattatcatttattgACATTTTTGCCATatgatagttttattatttgcagGCATATTAATAATGTCT
The window above is part of the Nomia melanderi isolate GNS246 chromosome 2, iyNomMela1, whole genome shotgun sequence genome. Proteins encoded here:
- the LOC116431961 gene encoding ATPase WRNIP1, with amino-acid sequence MNTGNITCPICSKEFSSAVIESHASKCLFLNESTSSESSTSKDRSPARKLIKLSDSKVKTNNLGTIKKKSNLIEPSSLNTDIQSSGISSNYNVDKEIKKSFRSDHVPLAERMRPTTLTGYVGQMHILGPSSILFQLLQKTEIPNIILWGPPGCGKTSLANVIAHICKNNSNGKIRYIKLSAAMAGVNELKEVITVASNELKFKRRTVVFMDEIHRFNKTQQDIFLPHVESGTITLIGATTENPSFSLNSALLSRCRVIVLEKLSVSNLISILNRAVSSLNGIVHNTIKNLEDSNEIPKFIIDKATIEWLAETCDGDARIALGGLELAIQCKVSSEEELLVNPVTITLDDIKESLKKSHMLYDRKGDQHYDMISALHKSVRASDENASLYWLTRMILGGEDPVYIARRLVRMACEDIGLEDPKALGIAVHTMHSCKMIGMPECDVLLAQCTTYLARAPKSRLMEDALRAAQKVVAEYKGPQPGVPLHLRNAPTKLMKNLGYGKSYNMKQKHESGLCYLPEGLEHVNFFDGNENYMT